In one Epinephelus lanceolatus isolate andai-2023 chromosome 19, ASM4190304v1, whole genome shotgun sequence genomic region, the following are encoded:
- the coq4 gene encoding ubiquinone biosynthesis protein COQ4 homolog, mitochondrial isoform X1 → MSLCVCRPLQRFVQRQNGLISKAVCVHKLYSSGSVYTDSCYDGFYPGHIQTTPIQKALLAVGSGVAALQNPYRHDMVAVLGETTGHLALVNLRDKMRNDPEGYTILIERPRIRLSTLDMKEMASLPDGSFGREYLRFLEDNRVTPDTRADVKFVDDEELAYVMQRYREVHDLLHTLLGMPTNMLGEVAVKWFEAAQTGLPMCALGAVLGPLRLNTSRLQLLFTSLGPWALQNGRRARCVLNIFYERRWAQSIEDLRQELNIEPPPVIVSAANKRNT, encoded by the exons ATGTCGCTGTGCGTATGTAGACCTTTACAACGATTCGTACAGCGACAAAACGGGTTGATCTCCAAAG CAGTGTGCGTCCACAAGCTGTACAGTAGCGGCAGTGTGTACACAGACAGCTGCTATGATGGGTTCTATCCCGGACATATCCAAACCACCCCCATCCAGAAAGCCCTGCTGGCTGTCGGGTCAGGTGTGGCAGCACTACAGAATCCCTACAGGCATG ACATGGTTGCAGTGCTTGGAGAGACAACAGGACACCTAGCATTGGTAAATCTCAGAGACAAGATGAGAAATGACCCTGAAGGCTACACTATCCTAAT AGAAAGGCCGAGGATCCGGCTTTCCACACTCGATATGAAGGAGATGGCCTCACTGCCTGATGGCTCTTTTGGCAGAGAATACCTTCGCTTTCTGGAGGACAAT CGCGTGACCCCTGACACAAGGGCAGACGTGAAGTTTGTGGATGACGAGGAGCTAGCTTACGTCATGCAAAGATACAGAGAGGTTCATGATTTGCTGCACACCTTACTGGGAATGCCCACCAACATGCTGG GTGAAGTGGCGGTGAAATGGTTTGAAGCTGCTCAGACTGGGCTCCCCATGTGTGCCCTGGGAGCTGTGTTGGGCCCACTGCGGCTGAACACAAG CCGTTTACAGTTGCTGTTTACATCCTTGGGCCCGTGGGCTCTGCAGAACGGTCGCCGGGCCCGCTGCGTCCTCAACATCTTCTACGAGAGACGATGGGCACAGAGCATCGAAGACCTCAGACAAGAGCTCAACATAGAGCCACCTCCTGTCATAGTCAGTGCTGCCAACAAGAGGAACACCTGA
- the traf2b gene encoding TNF receptor-associated factor 2, producing the protein MARISLDCPNSLPGIPLSVLSVPMENKYKCQQCLQVLRKPVQAQCGHRFCVHCFKQLTSAGPKPCEACRQEEIYEEPISILNSNEAFPDNAAGREIASLPARCLNQGCDWTGSIKEYEAQHEGRCEFERMQCEACKALILRTEKDRHNERECEARTLNCKYCKMTFNFKDIKAHDEICLKFPLQCKDCGKKKIPREKFNDHSKSCAKSKSACPFSEVGCKSVIDNGKLGDHEHSSTMEHLRLLLPMVLSLVRTRADAPGQGEWQEDSGLGLYRAPEEGVTMGSGAAASVHSVDVDKKVSALENIVCVLNREVERSSVTLEAFSHQHRLDQEKIENLSNKVRQLERTVNMRDLQLSETEQLVRELQFCTYDGIFVWKISDFSRRRQDAVAGRAPAMFSPAFYSSKYGYKMCLRLYLNGDGTGRGTHLSLFFVVMRGKCDALLKWPFSQKVTLMLLDQNNREHIIDAFRPDVSSTSFQRPISEMNIASGCPLFCPLAKLAGKSPYLRDDTIFIKAIVDLTGL; encoded by the exons ATGGCCCGAATCTCGTTGGACTGCCCCAACTCTTTACCAGGGATCCCCCTCAGTGTGCTGTCAGTGCCCATGgagaataaatacaaatgtcAGCAGTGTCTCCAGGTCCTGAGGAAGCCTGTCCAGGCTCAGTGCGGCCACCGCTTCTGTGTACACTGCTTCAAGCAGCTCACCAG tgCCGGGCCAAAGCCTTGTGAAGCCTGTCGCCAAGAGGAGATTTACGAGGAACCTATTTCCATTCTAAATAGCAATGAG GCTTTTCCAGACAATGCAGCTGGCCGCGAAATAGCAAGTCTGCCTGCCAGGTGTTTGAACCAGGGTTGTGATTGGACAGGCTCAATAAAAGAATATGAG GCGCAGCATGAAGGTCGCTGTGAATTTGAGCGGATGCAGTGCGAGGCCTGCAAAGCCTTGATCCTTCGAACAGAGAAGGACAGACATAATGAGAGAGAATGTGAAGCCAGAACGCTCAACTGTAAATACTGCAAGATGACCTTCAACTTTAAAGACATCAAG GCCCATGATGAGATCTGTCTGAAGTTTCCCTTACAATGCAAAGACTGTGGCAAAAAGAAGATCCCACGAGAAAAG TTCAATGACCACAGCAAATCATGCGCCAAGTCAAAAAGTGCCTGTCCATTCAGTGAAGTGGGCTGTAAATCTGTG ATAGATAACGGGAAGCTCGGCGACCATGAGCACAGCAGCACCATGGAGCACTTGCGTCTGCTGCTGCCCATGGTGCTGTCCTTGGTTCGGACGCGTGCTGATGCTCCTGGTCAGGGAGAGTGGCAGGAGGACTCTGGTCTGGGCCTGTACAGGGCTCCTGAGGAGGGAGTCACTATGGGGTCTGGAGCTGCAGCCTCTGTGCACTCTGTTGATGTGGACAAAAAG gtgAGCGCTTTAGAAAACATTGTGTGTGTCCTGAACCGAGAGGTGGAGCGCAGTTCGGTTACATTGGAGGCTTTCTCGCATCAGCATCGTTTAGACCAGGAAAAAATCGAAAACCTCTCCAACAAAGTGCGTCAGCTGGAGCGGACGGTCAACATGAGAGACCTGCAGCTGTCTGAAACGGAGCAGCTGGTGCGAGAGCTCCAGTTCTGCACCTACGACGGGATATTTGTGTGGAAGATCTCTGACTTCTCGCGCCGCAGACAGGATGCTGTGGCTGGTCGAGCACCTGCAATGTTCTCACCAG CGTTTTACTCCAGCAAGTACGGCTACAAAATGTGTCTGAGGCTGTACTTGAACGGCGATGGCACAGGTAGAGGAACTCACCTTTCGCTGTTCTTTGTCGTCATGAGGGGAAAGTGTGACGCTCtgctcaagtggccattcagtcAGAAG GTGACTCTGATGCTCTTGGACCAGAACAACAGGGAGCACATCATCGACGCTTTCCGCCCCGACGTCAGCTCCACCTCCTTCCAGCGGCCAATCAGTGAGATGAACATCGCCAGCGGCTGCCCACTCTTCTGTCCTCTGGCCAAACTGGCTGGCAAAAGCCCCTATCTGCGAGATGATACCATTTTCATCAAGGCTATTGTAGACCTCACAGGCTTGTAG
- the coq4 gene encoding ubiquinone biosynthesis protein COQ4 homolog, mitochondrial isoform X4, whose translation MVAVLGETTGHLALVNLRDKMRNDPEGYTILIERPRIRLSTLDMKEMASLPDGSFGREYLRFLEDNRVTPDTRADVKFVDDEELAYVMQRYREVHDLLHTLLGMPTNMLGEVAVKWFEAAQTGLPMCALGAVLGPLRLNTSRLQLLFTSLGPWALQNGRRARCVLNIFYERRWAQSIEDLRQELNIEPPPVIVSAANKRNT comes from the exons ATGGTTGCAGTGCTTGGAGAGACAACAGGACACCTAGCATTGGTAAATCTCAGAGACAAGATGAGAAATGACCCTGAAGGCTACACTATCCTAAT AGAAAGGCCGAGGATCCGGCTTTCCACACTCGATATGAAGGAGATGGCCTCACTGCCTGATGGCTCTTTTGGCAGAGAATACCTTCGCTTTCTGGAGGACAAT CGCGTGACCCCTGACACAAGGGCAGACGTGAAGTTTGTGGATGACGAGGAGCTAGCTTACGTCATGCAAAGATACAGAGAGGTTCATGATTTGCTGCACACCTTACTGGGAATGCCCACCAACATGCTGG GTGAAGTGGCGGTGAAATGGTTTGAAGCTGCTCAGACTGGGCTCCCCATGTGTGCCCTGGGAGCTGTGTTGGGCCCACTGCGGCTGAACACAAG CCGTTTACAGTTGCTGTTTACATCCTTGGGCCCGTGGGCTCTGCAGAACGGTCGCCGGGCCCGCTGCGTCCTCAACATCTTCTACGAGAGACGATGGGCACAGAGCATCGAAGACCTCAGACAAGAGCTCAACATAGAGCCACCTCCTGTCATAGTCAGTGCTGCCAACAAGAGGAACACCTGA
- the coq4 gene encoding ubiquinone biosynthesis protein COQ4 homolog, mitochondrial isoform X2, with amino-acid sequence MSLCVCRPLQRFVQRQNGLISKVCVHKLYSSGSVYTDSCYDGFYPGHIQTTPIQKALLAVGSGVAALQNPYRHDMVAVLGETTGHLALVNLRDKMRNDPEGYTILIERPRIRLSTLDMKEMASLPDGSFGREYLRFLEDNRVTPDTRADVKFVDDEELAYVMQRYREVHDLLHTLLGMPTNMLGEVAVKWFEAAQTGLPMCALGAVLGPLRLNTSRLQLLFTSLGPWALQNGRRARCVLNIFYERRWAQSIEDLRQELNIEPPPVIVSAANKRNT; translated from the exons ATGTCGCTGTGCGTATGTAGACCTTTACAACGATTCGTACAGCGACAAAACGGGTTGATCTCCAAAG TGTGCGTCCACAAGCTGTACAGTAGCGGCAGTGTGTACACAGACAGCTGCTATGATGGGTTCTATCCCGGACATATCCAAACCACCCCCATCCAGAAAGCCCTGCTGGCTGTCGGGTCAGGTGTGGCAGCACTACAGAATCCCTACAGGCATG ACATGGTTGCAGTGCTTGGAGAGACAACAGGACACCTAGCATTGGTAAATCTCAGAGACAAGATGAGAAATGACCCTGAAGGCTACACTATCCTAAT AGAAAGGCCGAGGATCCGGCTTTCCACACTCGATATGAAGGAGATGGCCTCACTGCCTGATGGCTCTTTTGGCAGAGAATACCTTCGCTTTCTGGAGGACAAT CGCGTGACCCCTGACACAAGGGCAGACGTGAAGTTTGTGGATGACGAGGAGCTAGCTTACGTCATGCAAAGATACAGAGAGGTTCATGATTTGCTGCACACCTTACTGGGAATGCCCACCAACATGCTGG GTGAAGTGGCGGTGAAATGGTTTGAAGCTGCTCAGACTGGGCTCCCCATGTGTGCCCTGGGAGCTGTGTTGGGCCCACTGCGGCTGAACACAAG CCGTTTACAGTTGCTGTTTACATCCTTGGGCCCGTGGGCTCTGCAGAACGGTCGCCGGGCCCGCTGCGTCCTCAACATCTTCTACGAGAGACGATGGGCACAGAGCATCGAAGACCTCAGACAAGAGCTCAACATAGAGCCACCTCCTGTCATAGTCAGTGCTGCCAACAAGAGGAACACCTGA
- the coq4 gene encoding ubiquinone biosynthesis protein COQ4 homolog, mitochondrial isoform X3: MCVHKLYSSGSVYTDSCYDGFYPGHIQTTPIQKALLAVGSGVAALQNPYRHDMVAVLGETTGHLALVNLRDKMRNDPEGYTILIERPRIRLSTLDMKEMASLPDGSFGREYLRFLEDNRVTPDTRADVKFVDDEELAYVMQRYREVHDLLHTLLGMPTNMLGEVAVKWFEAAQTGLPMCALGAVLGPLRLNTSRLQLLFTSLGPWALQNGRRARCVLNIFYERRWAQSIEDLRQELNIEPPPVIVSAANKRNT; encoded by the exons A TGTGCGTCCACAAGCTGTACAGTAGCGGCAGTGTGTACACAGACAGCTGCTATGATGGGTTCTATCCCGGACATATCCAAACCACCCCCATCCAGAAAGCCCTGCTGGCTGTCGGGTCAGGTGTGGCAGCACTACAGAATCCCTACAGGCATG ACATGGTTGCAGTGCTTGGAGAGACAACAGGACACCTAGCATTGGTAAATCTCAGAGACAAGATGAGAAATGACCCTGAAGGCTACACTATCCTAAT AGAAAGGCCGAGGATCCGGCTTTCCACACTCGATATGAAGGAGATGGCCTCACTGCCTGATGGCTCTTTTGGCAGAGAATACCTTCGCTTTCTGGAGGACAAT CGCGTGACCCCTGACACAAGGGCAGACGTGAAGTTTGTGGATGACGAGGAGCTAGCTTACGTCATGCAAAGATACAGAGAGGTTCATGATTTGCTGCACACCTTACTGGGAATGCCCACCAACATGCTGG GTGAAGTGGCGGTGAAATGGTTTGAAGCTGCTCAGACTGGGCTCCCCATGTGTGCCCTGGGAGCTGTGTTGGGCCCACTGCGGCTGAACACAAG CCGTTTACAGTTGCTGTTTACATCCTTGGGCCCGTGGGCTCTGCAGAACGGTCGCCGGGCCCGCTGCGTCCTCAACATCTTCTACGAGAGACGATGGGCACAGAGCATCGAAGACCTCAGACAAGAGCTCAACATAGAGCCACCTCCTGTCATAGTCAGTGCTGCCAACAAGAGGAACACCTGA